The sequence below is a genomic window from Synechococcus sp. PCC 7335.
AGCAAAGAGACTGCGCTTAGGCCAGAAGCGATCGGCTTTCGATTAGGCCCTAGAATCAACGCCGTCGGACGCATTGCCGATCCACAAATCGTAATTGATCTACTAACGACGGATGATGTCGGTGTGGCGCTTCAGCAAGCAATGCAGTGCGAAGAAGCGAATTTGCTGCGTCGTGAAATGTGTCAGATCATTGAGAAGCAGGCAATAGAATGGTGCGATGCTCAGATTGAATCCGGTTTAATCAACCTCCAAAAAGAACGGGTGCTCGTTGTCGTGCAGCCCGATTGGCATCACGGCGTCATCGGTATCGTGGCCTCTAGGCTAGTAGAGCGCTATGGCGTACCTGTTTTTATTGGTACATACGAAGACGAAAACAAAAAAGAAATTCGCGGCTCAGCTCGGAGCATTCCAGAATTCAACGTATTCGAGGCGTTGACGTTTTGCGATGACCTGATGAATAAATACGGCGGCCATCAGGCAGCAGGCGGCTTTTCCTTTAGATCTAATAAGCTTAGACAAGTCAAGTCTCGGCTCAGCAACTTTGCTCGAAAGCATCTACAGCCGGATCATCTAAAGCCACTAATCAAAGTAGATGTTCATGCCCCCTTAGAAGAGGTGACCCTGGATCTCTACCAGCAGCTCGATCAGATTCATCCCTGCGGTATTAAGAATCCCGATCCGGTATTTTGGACTGCTGCTGTTACGATTGTCGAACAAAAGGTGATCGGAAAGAACAGTGATCATCTGAAACTGACGATGGCTCATAAGGCTAGCGATGACGCCCAGAAGGTAGTGATGAAAGCGATCGCCTGGCGTTGGGCAGAATACTATCCGCTTCCAAGAATTTTAGATATTGCCTACAAGCTACGTCTGAATGAATGGAAAGGTCATCGTACCGTAGAACTTGATTTAGTCGGCGTTCGCCCTTCTAAGCCAGCGCCTCAGACAAAGGCAGGTATCCACCCTTGGTCAGGTAGCCAAGGAGAAGCAAAGATAGCCACACCATCACCATACCCTAATAAAAATATCCAGCTAATTGACTCTTCACCATCAGCTGACCTCGCAAAAGAACAGCCTGCTGATTCATCCGATCTTTCCTTAGTAGCTGAACAGAGCCACTTAAGAGCACAGACCCAGCTAGCGAACTATAGCTCTGAGTGCTATAGCGTCTTAGAAAGCGTTGCCCGCCTCGACATCGAGTTCTATCACAGCAAGCGGCTCTACAAAGGCACCCTAGAGACGAATGACGACGAGAAACAGCTTACAATTGAGAATGGAGAAGGGCATCTGTTAGTTGTGCAAATGAGCCAGCAGAAAGGATTTTTATACCTTTCAGCAGAAACTCCGCAGGCCGTAGATGTTGCAGAGTTACCCTATTCCAACCTCATTCGTGCTGGGCTAAGCGCGCTAGAAATCAAGCAGAAAACGCATCTGCTAGCTAAGTATGAAGAGCTACTTGCGAAAAAAGACGGCCAAATCGATGCGATGAAAGCCCAGATAGAGCTGCTAAAAGAAAAGATTGCGCAGCTCTCTAGTAAACAGCAATCCTAAAGCTAGAGAAAAGCACACTGTTCCTAGCTGGTTCAAATTGGCAGCTCCGCATTACAGCGGTGCGTGAGACTAGATCTTATGACTGTTTTGAGAGAGTTGTGGAAAACTTACACCACCGACCAGCTCAGTATTTACACGGATCTGTATCTGAGTTAACAATATCTCAACCGTTGTCCTTAGGCACTTACAGCACTGTTGACAGACTTTGTCTCTTCTGAAATATTTAAGGTTTTGATAAACTCGTCTCTTCAATCCAAAGTTTTCCACAGAGTTTTCCACAGGTCTTTCCTCAGATAGTTCAGTCGTGAGGCACGCGCTGATTAGCCCGTATGTTCAGCCTAAGCGTTCCGTCGAGTGAATCACAGTAAAACCTGCTCAACCTTTTTGAGAGGATGTAGTCATCTATCGCGATCGCGCGTTACATCGGGAGTGTCATCTCCGATAGTGCCCTTCTAATAGTGCCCCGAGGAATTCTACAGAAGTAGTAGGAATTCATACCCTCTAGCTGCGATCAGCTAATCTAACTTTTTTGACTATCGCTGCCCCGCAAAGTAAAACTACCAAATACGGACTATAGGCGAAGAGCCAGAGACCAATCTGCAAAAGATTAGTAGTGAAGCTGCCTACAGAATGGGTCGCCAATTGCCAAGAATTAGCAAGCTGGCGAGAGAGTGCAGGTTGATCTGACGTTATGGTGATCGCGCTCTCCAGTTCAAGGGTAATCGTCGAGTAGCGCACTTTAGTCTGAAGGTTCTGCTGCTGGGCCGCCATCTGTTCAATTGTTTGGCGGACGTTGCTTAGCTCCTTGGAGACTTCGAGTATATCTGAAATTTCTCCAGTGCGTCCCATCAGTTCTAGTAATGCTTCTTCTGACTTTCGCGCATTTTTCAGCCTTGCCTGCAGATCCACTATCTGACTAGATACGTCTTCTGTGCTGATTGATCGGCCGCGAACCTCACCTAAGACCGTAAAGTCGTCTAGCGTCGCATCGAGCCTTTCTTGAGGTACCCGTAGCTCAAGGCTAAGAGAGCGCTGACGGTCACTGCTGTCTTGTAAGGAAAGCAAATCGCCTTGCTGCTTTTGAATAATCTGGCGGACTTGCCCAAAGCTATCTTCTATTGAAGTTACCCCTAGGGTTAGATAGGCTCGCTTGGTCAGCTGAGGTCTAGTCGTTTGAGGTCGTTCTCCTGGTAACTCGCTCGCTTGTTCTACCTCTAGAGCAGTCGGTACCTGATCAATGTCTGGTGCAACGTCACTTTCGACTGCTGCTGGTTCTGTAAAGTCTACCTGACTCTCGTTAGGTGATTGAGCACAACTACTAAAGCTAGATGTTGCTAAAGCAGATCCGATCAACAAAAGCGTCCAAGAGCGTTTCATAAACCGTCGGTTTGAGTGATGTTCTTAGTCGTAACATCAACAGCCTGACCCACTTTCCAGACAAGCACGGGTTCGTTTCAGGTTTTGAAACCCGCCCGAAATCTGCTTAAGACCCGCAGACGGTATCTCGTGGCGCCACTTCTAGCACTTTTCGAAGAAGCGGACGAGCATATGCTTGGTTCATACAGTTAGAGTCTATGTGGTGAAAAGAGATTTTCACCCTGGAATGTGAGGTTGCGCTATTGGCTTCCAATGACTGACTGGCAAATTTAAGCGTTGTACAATTCTCGCGAACTGTGCAAATAACATCAGTGATACTCGACTTCATTTGCTAGCAGGAAAAACTGCATCGAATATCCTAATTATGTTGTGCCTAAACCTTCGGAGAAAGGACTGCAGGTCTCTATTCATCAACGGATCCTACTGGATTCAAACCTGTGACCAACCGCTTAGAAGACGGTGGACATTCGCCTGTAAGCCCCTTTGTGTATAGGCTTTGTAGAGATTGGATTTAGCATCTTCCCTAGATGCTGTAACCATGCGGCCATTCAGTGGAAAATTCAGGTCGAAATTTGCCCCATATCCAACATACTACCTGCTGCTATTTTCTACTTCATTGAGTGCCATGAGCCTGATTTTTTAGGGCATCATTCACGCCATTGATTGAGCCAGAGGACTTGACTTCGCCAGTCCTCACTCTGAGTCTCGGTGAACACCCGATCAATAGCGCGGATTAAGTCTGACAAAGACCAACTTCTTTGTGCCGCGAGTAAAATGCCACTGTGCTCGGGAATTTGAGCTGATAATACGATGAAATCCTTGATATTGAAGGTAAATATGCATCGCTTATGCTCACTAGCTCCCAACAATTGGGCTTTATCGCTAGCATCTTCCGGCATCCAATTATTTGGTGTTCGCGTGACATCATGTCCGCGCTCTATCAATGCTTTATGCAGGGCTTTGATAGATGTATCGGCATCCAAGTGCAGCTTTAAACTAGGCATAGGAAGCTGCTTCTAGTGCTGCTTCGGATGCGATCGCATCATCTATCTCTGCTTTATGAGCCTCATAAAAGCTCAAAGCTTCTGCAACTTGAGCTGTGGACAGGTTA
It includes:
- the recJ gene encoding single-stranded-DNA-specific exonuclease RecJ, translated to MSETSIETALAGGELALPSPGPSPKSHPKSPASFPAQRWQIFPAQKSQADHIAAVTALSPLLAQVLINRGIYTPEQSWEFLDPETIQLPSPLCEFPDLEKSLELLEQAITLEEKILICGDYDADGMTSTALLMRSLRYLGAQVAYAIPSRMHEGYGINQRMVEDFHAAGGNLILTVDNGITAYAPISRAKELGLTIILTDHHDLPEQLPPADAILNPKLIRESSPYRGVAGVGVAYVLAVCLAQRLNKQQDLTATLLALFTLGTIADLAPLTGVNRRWVKRGLKLLPKSLIPGVQALIEVAGLSKETALRPEAIGFRLGPRINAVGRIADPQIVIDLLTTDDVGVALQQAMQCEEANLLRREMCQIIEKQAIEWCDAQIESGLINLQKERVLVVVQPDWHHGVIGIVASRLVERYGVPVFIGTYEDENKKEIRGSARSIPEFNVFEALTFCDDLMNKYGGHQAAGGFSFRSNKLRQVKSRLSNFARKHLQPDHLKPLIKVDVHAPLEEVTLDLYQQLDQIHPCGIKNPDPVFWTAAVTIVEQKVIGKNSDHLKLTMAHKASDDAQKVVMKAIAWRWAEYYPLPRILDIAYKLRLNEWKGHRTVELDLVGVRPSKPAPQTKAGIHPWSGSQGEAKIATPSPYPNKNIQLIDSSPSADLAKEQPADSSDLSLVAEQSHLRAQTQLANYSSECYSVLESVARLDIEFYHSKRLYKGTLETNDDEKQLTIENGEGHLLVVQMSQQKGFLYLSAETPQAVDVAELPYSNLIRAGLSALEIKQKTHLLAKYEELLAKKDGQIDAMKAQIELLKEKIAQLSSKQQS
- a CDS encoding DUF4349 domain-containing protein, whose product is MKRSWTLLLIGSALATSSFSSCAQSPNESQVDFTEPAAVESDVAPDIDQVPTALEVEQASELPGERPQTTRPQLTKRAYLTLGVTSIEDSFGQVRQIIQKQQGDLLSLQDSSDRQRSLSLELRVPQERLDATLDDFTVLGEVRGRSISTEDVSSQIVDLQARLKNARKSEEALLELMGRTGEISDILEVSKELSNVRQTIEQMAAQQQNLQTKVRYSTITLELESAITITSDQPALSRQLANSWQLATHSVGSFTTNLLQIGLWLFAYSPYLVVLLCGAAIVKKVRLADRS
- a CDS encoding DUF5615 family PIN-like protein, encoding MPSLKLHLDADTSIKALHKALIERGHDVTRTPNNWMPEDASDKAQLLGASEHKRCIFTFNIKDFIVLSAQIPEHSGILLAAQRSWSLSDLIRAIDRVFTETQSEDWRSQVLWLNQWRE